One genomic region from Stackebrandtia nassauensis DSM 44728 encodes:
- a CDS encoding MFS transporter, whose amino-acid sequence MTVSKFRELDATVRLLCLNQFGINAGFFMLMPFLAAYLSGGIGLVAGLVGLLLGVRNFSQQGLFFAGGALADRFGYKPMILAGCALRTVGFGVLGFTDSLPGLVLGMVATGAAGALFNPAVRAYIAAQAGDKRVEAFAVFNVFYQAGILAGPLIGLALSGVDFSVTCFTAAAIFAALTLAQARLLPKRHGENSDRPSMVDSWRTVARNRGFLLFSVVMAATYVLNFQTYLALPLLLNQHTTPAAASLTTTVVFAIAGILTITAQVRVTAWCKNRWGPSGSLCLGVIVMGAAFLPVAAVLAWRPDAGVVIAAVVVCGTILATGTMITYPFEMDTIVTLAREQHVASHYGVFQTVAGIAVAAGNLAVGAGLDATGVGPWSTLPWAGLALAGFGCALGLRAIAIRGATSVAQPVNA is encoded by the coding sequence GTGACCGTCTCGAAGTTCCGAGAGCTCGACGCCACCGTAAGGCTGTTGTGCCTCAACCAGTTCGGCATCAACGCCGGGTTCTTCATGCTCATGCCGTTCCTGGCCGCGTACCTGTCCGGCGGCATCGGGCTGGTGGCCGGGCTGGTCGGACTGCTGCTGGGCGTGCGCAACTTCAGCCAGCAGGGACTGTTCTTCGCCGGGGGAGCGCTGGCCGATCGGTTCGGGTACAAGCCGATGATCCTGGCCGGTTGCGCGCTGCGGACGGTCGGTTTCGGGGTGCTCGGCTTCACCGACTCGCTGCCGGGCCTGGTGCTCGGCATGGTCGCCACCGGAGCCGCCGGGGCCCTGTTCAACCCCGCCGTACGGGCCTACATCGCCGCCCAGGCCGGTGACAAGCGCGTCGAGGCCTTCGCCGTGTTCAACGTGTTCTACCAGGCCGGGATCCTGGCGGGCCCGCTCATCGGACTGGCGCTGTCCGGTGTGGACTTCTCCGTGACGTGCTTCACCGCCGCCGCCATCTTCGCGGCACTGACGCTCGCGCAGGCGCGACTGCTCCCCAAGCGGCACGGCGAGAACAGCGACCGTCCCTCGATGGTGGACTCGTGGCGAACCGTGGCCCGCAATCGCGGGTTCCTGCTGTTCTCCGTCGTCATGGCCGCGACGTACGTCCTCAACTTCCAGACCTACCTGGCGCTGCCGCTGCTGCTGAACCAGCACACGACCCCCGCCGCGGCCAGCCTGACCACGACGGTCGTGTTCGCGATCGCGGGGATCCTCACGATCACCGCCCAGGTGCGCGTCACCGCGTGGTGCAAGAACCGTTGGGGGCCAAGCGGTTCGCTATGCCTCGGCGTCATCGTCATGGGTGCCGCGTTCCTGCCGGTCGCCGCCGTGTTGGCGTGGCGGCCGGACGCGGGCGTGGTCATCGCCGCCGTCGTGGTCTGCGGAACCATCCTGGCGACCGGAACGATGATCACCTACCCGTTTGAGATGGACACGATCGTCACCCTGGCGCGCGAACAACACGTCGCCAGCCACTACGGCGTCTTCCAGACCGTCGCCGGAATCGCCGTGGCGGCGGGCAATCTCGCCGTCGGGGCCGGACTAGACGCCACCGGTGTCGGTCCATGGTCGACACTGCCGTGGGCGGGTCTGGCGCTGGCCGGTTTCGGTTGCGCCCTCGGCCTGCGCGCCATCGCCATCCGGGGCGCGACCAGCGTCGCTCAGCCGGTCAACGCGTGA
- a CDS encoding PLP-dependent cysteine synthase family protein, whose protein sequence is MTALVGNTPLLRLATAETGHGYWAKLEGANPGGIKDRAALHLVRRARERGDLAPGAPIVESSSGTLGLGLALAGMASGHPVTVVADPGLEPSLRRLLAAYGAHVDIVAEPDPVGGWQEARRARVAELIAGSPGAWNPDQYHNPDNVDAYEALGLELAFQLRHIDILVCAVGTGGHSAGVFGVLRRLYPHARLVGVDSPGSTIFGQPARPRLMRGLGSSIYPRNVAYDQFSEVHWVPPAAAIHSCRRLARHSYATGGWSVGAVALVADWLARREPASARVVAIFPDGPHRYADTVFNDEYCRQHQLLDQPLPTDPETVDNPLGHLSVAWTRTTNVQDPLASQARGDGARVAGLVADGAAAPSLADGEVRA, encoded by the coding sequence ATGACCGCACTGGTCGGCAACACCCCATTGCTGCGGCTCGCGACCGCCGAGACCGGCCACGGCTACTGGGCCAAACTCGAAGGCGCCAACCCCGGCGGCATCAAGGACCGCGCGGCCCTGCACCTGGTGCGGCGCGCCCGGGAACGCGGCGACCTGGCGCCCGGCGCGCCCATCGTGGAGTCCTCCAGCGGCACGCTGGGCCTCGGACTCGCCCTGGCGGGCATGGCATCGGGGCACCCGGTGACCGTGGTGGCCGACCCCGGCCTGGAGCCGTCGCTGCGGCGACTGCTGGCCGCCTACGGGGCCCACGTCGACATCGTGGCCGAACCCGATCCGGTCGGCGGCTGGCAGGAGGCCCGCCGCGCCCGGGTCGCCGAGCTGATCGCCGGTTCACCCGGGGCCTGGAACCCGGACCAGTACCACAATCCCGACAATGTGGACGCCTACGAGGCGCTCGGACTGGAGTTGGCGTTCCAGTTGCGGCACATCGACATCCTGGTGTGCGCGGTCGGCACCGGCGGCCACTCCGCCGGGGTCTTCGGGGTGCTGCGGCGGCTGTACCCGCACGCGCGGCTGGTCGGCGTCGACTCGCCCGGGTCCACCATCTTCGGTCAGCCCGCCCGGCCCCGGCTCATGCGCGGGCTGGGCTCGAGCATCTATCCGCGCAACGTCGCCTACGACCAGTTCAGCGAGGTCCACTGGGTACCCCCGGCCGCCGCGATCCACAGCTGCCGCCGTCTGGCCCGCCACAGCTACGCCACCGGCGGCTGGAGCGTCGGCGCGGTCGCCCTGGTGGCGGACTGGCTGGCCCGCCGCGAACCCGCCTCCGCTCGCGTGGTCGCGATCTTCCCCGACGGGCCGCATCGCTACGCCGACACCGTCTTCAACGACGAGTACTGTCGCCAGCATCAGCTGCTGGACCAGCCGCTACCCACCGATCCCGAAACCGTCGACAACCCGCTGGGGCACCTGTCCGTGGCCTGGACCCGAACCACCAACGTCCAAGATCCGCTCGCTAGCCAAGCGCGGGGCGACGGCGCGAGGGTGGCCGGGCTGGTGGCTGACGGCGCCGCAGCCCCATCGCTGGCCGACGGGGAGGTGCGGGCGTGA
- a CDS encoding LysE family translocator, which translates to MTTWTVIPAFAAVILLGAMSPGPDFAIVVRRSAISGRRSGLMAAVGIAAGITVWVVAATTGVAALLTASAGLYTAVKLAGAAYLVYLGARTLYAALKDKGASPLAESAPPATVSDWLAFRQGFWCNVFNPKVGVFFVALIPQFLPSHATVLDTVQLSAVAVAITLAWFGSVALLVGTLRRVFQRPAIRRALDTATGAILVALGVRVAATSGS; encoded by the coding sequence GTGACCACCTGGACCGTCATCCCCGCCTTCGCCGCCGTGATCCTGCTGGGCGCCATGTCGCCCGGCCCGGACTTCGCGATCGTGGTGCGTCGTTCGGCCATCTCGGGCCGCCGTTCCGGTCTCATGGCCGCCGTCGGGATCGCCGCGGGCATCACGGTGTGGGTCGTCGCCGCGACCACCGGGGTGGCGGCCCTGCTGACCGCCTCGGCGGGCCTGTACACGGCGGTGAAGCTGGCCGGTGCCGCCTACCTGGTGTACCTCGGCGCCCGGACCCTGTACGCCGCCCTCAAGGACAAGGGCGCCTCGCCGCTTGCCGAGTCGGCCCCGCCCGCGACGGTGTCCGACTGGCTGGCGTTTCGGCAGGGCTTCTGGTGCAACGTCTTCAACCCCAAGGTCGGGGTGTTCTTCGTGGCGCTGATCCCGCAGTTCCTGCCCTCCCACGCGACGGTGCTGGACACCGTGCAGCTGTCGGCGGTCGCGGTGGCCATCACGCTGGCGTGGTTCGGTTCGGTGGCGCTGCTGGTGGGGACGCTGCGCCGCGTGTTCCAGCGCCCCGCGATCCGTCGGGCCCTGGACACGGCCACCGGCGCGATCCTGGTGGCGCTGGGCGTTCGGGTCGCCGCCACCAGCGGCAGCTGA
- a CDS encoding aminoglycoside phosphotransferase family protein has translation MHADQADITAEEVARLVADQFPDWAPLPVRPIASPGTVNALFRLGEDVVLRFPLRPNRDETLRAELADEQDRCRLVADRLPVPVPEPLGLGRPGPGYDGWWSAYRWIDGETAYGADIADQRGLARDLAGFVRALWRVDTDGRAWDETARGGRLSEFADGVADALSRSVELTDTTAIDALWRRCLLAPEPETRHWIHADLMPGNLLLREGRLAAVIDLEMLRVADPAVDLMPAWNLFDAAARDTYRRELGVDDATWERGRGWALAQAIIALPYYVDTNPVMADTARHTLDALLE, from the coding sequence ATGCACGCCGATCAGGCCGACATCACCGCCGAGGAGGTCGCGCGGCTGGTCGCGGACCAGTTCCCGGACTGGGCCCCGCTGCCGGTGCGGCCGATAGCCTCGCCCGGCACCGTCAACGCGCTGTTCCGGCTCGGCGAGGACGTGGTGCTGCGGTTCCCGTTGCGGCCCAACCGCGACGAGACGCTGCGCGCCGAACTCGCCGACGAGCAGGACCGCTGCCGACTCGTCGCCGACCGGCTCCCGGTGCCGGTGCCCGAACCGCTGGGCCTGGGACGGCCCGGCCCCGGTTACGACGGCTGGTGGAGCGCGTATCGCTGGATCGATGGCGAGACCGCCTACGGCGCCGACATCGCCGACCAGCGCGGCCTCGCCCGCGACCTCGCCGGATTCGTCCGGGCACTGTGGCGCGTCGACACCGACGGTCGCGCCTGGGACGAGACCGCCAGGGGCGGACGGCTGAGCGAGTTCGCCGATGGCGTCGCCGACGCGCTGTCGCGCAGCGTGGAACTCACCGACACCACCGCGATCGACGCGCTGTGGCGGCGCTGCCTGCTCGCGCCGGAACCCGAGACGCGGCACTGGATCCACGCCGACCTCATGCCCGGCAACCTGCTGCTGCGCGAGGGACGGCTCGCCGCCGTCATCGACCTGGAGATGCTGCGGGTCGCCGACCCCGCGGTCGACCTCATGCCCGCCTGGAACCTGTTCGACGCCGCCGCCCGCGACACCTACCGGCGCGAACTCGGCGTCGACGACGCGACCTGGGAACGCGGGCGCGGCTGGGCGCTCGCGCAGGCCATCATCGCGCTGCCGTACTACGTGGACACCAACCCCGTCATGGCCGACACCGCCCGCCACACCCTCGACGCGCTGTTGGAATAG